Proteins found in one Phocoena sinus isolate mPhoSin1 chromosome 19, mPhoSin1.pri, whole genome shotgun sequence genomic segment:
- the VSTM1 gene encoding V-set and transmembrane domain-containing protein 1 isoform X1 has product MITEFLSLLHLGLCLGNEDEKNYDEDDESGRDPAKTDTKVIFVVTFGCLSVFLLFIIVFLIYRCTRHDSSHEESAKRTSHSKFPKQGAEGVSKLERISESPEESQGVTYVKLNTNALSEAASVPTKEPAGSCDYATLKV; this is encoded by the exons ATGATCACAGAATTCCTGTCCCTGCTTCACCTTG GGCTTTGTCTGGGCaatgaagatgagaaaaattaTG ATGAAGATGATGAAAGTGGACGTGACCCTGCAAAAACAG ACACCAAAGTCATCTTTGTCGTCACCTTCGGCtgcctctctgtctttctcctcttCATCATCGTCTTCCTCATCTACAGATGCACTCGGCACG attcatCACATGAAGAATCCGCCAAGAG AACCAGCCATTCCAAATTTCCCAAGCAGGGAGCTGAAG GTgtatccaaactggaaagaataTCTGAATCG CCTGAAGAATCCCAGGGAGTGACCTATGTAAAGCTAAACACCAACGCACTGTCTGAGGCAGCTTCTGTCCCCACCAAGGAGCCCGCAGGGTCGTGTGACTACGCAACACTGAAGGTATAG
- the VSTM1 gene encoding V-set and transmembrane domain-containing protein 1 isoform X2, producing MITEFLSLLHLDTKVIFVVTFGCLSVFLLFIIVFLIYRCTRHDSSHEESAKRTSHSKFPKQGAEGVSKLERISESPEESQGVTYVKLNTNALSEAASVPTKEPAGSCDYATLKV from the exons ATGATCACAGAATTCCTGTCCCTGCTTCACCTTG ACACCAAAGTCATCTTTGTCGTCACCTTCGGCtgcctctctgtctttctcctcttCATCATCGTCTTCCTCATCTACAGATGCACTCGGCACG attcatCACATGAAGAATCCGCCAAGAG AACCAGCCATTCCAAATTTCCCAAGCAGGGAGCTGAAG GTgtatccaaactggaaagaataTCTGAATCG CCTGAAGAATCCCAGGGAGTGACCTATGTAAAGCTAAACACCAACGCACTGTCTGAGGCAGCTTCTGTCCCCACCAAGGAGCCCGCAGGGTCGTGTGACTACGCAACACTGAAGGTATAG